The sequence ATTTCGAGGGCGGTGAAGAGCCGCGGCATGACCCCCTCCTGGTGGTTTCGGCAGGGAACCCGCCAGCCATTGAGACGGATTCGTAAGCCGAGGAAAAGCTAAAATTGCGACAGGCAAAACACGGGCCGCCGGAGTCCCCGCTCGCGGCTGACGTGGGCGCCCGGAGCCGATATGGTGAGGCATGATGAGCGAATCGACCGACGACGCCGACCTTTTCACCGCGGCTGACGAGGCGCCGAAGTCTCTCAGCTTCGCCAGCATTCAGGCGCTCTACCGTTACCCCGTGAAAGGGCTGACGCCGGAGCGTCTCGATCTGGTCGAGCTTGAGGCGGGCGGGTACTTTCCCGGCGACCGGCTTTACGCCATCGAGAACGGCCCCTCCGGCTTCATCCCGGAAGCGCCGGCCTTCCAGCCCAAGATCAAGTTCCTGATGCTCATGCGCAATGAGCGGCTCGCGGCGCTTGAGGCGCGCTATGACGACGCGGCGGCGGAACTGGTCATCCATCTCGACGGCGACGAGGTGGCGCGCGGCCGGCTCGACACGGCGGAAGGGCGCGAGGCGATCGAGGCGTTCTTCCAGCGCTATTCGCGCTACGAGCTGCGCGGCGCGCCGCGCGTGCTGGCGGCACCGCCGG comes from Ancylobacter polymorphus and encodes:
- a CDS encoding MOSC domain-containing protein, with translation MMSESTDDADLFTAADEAPKSLSFASIQALYRYPVKGLTPERLDLVELEAGGYFPGDRLYAIENGPSGFIPEAPAFQPKIKFLMLMRNERLAALEARYDDAAAELVIHLDGDEVARGRLDTAEGREAIEAFFQRYSRYELRGAPRVLAAPPAFRFVDTTEGYVSLINLASCRALGEIIGRPVDPLRFRGNLYLDGMEPWEEFDLVGHTIEVGSQVRLKITQRIFRCAATNVDPVTAKRDMDVPGTLMRTFGHTDCGIFAEIEQGGLIAEGDSVRITV